AATGTTTAGATATACATGCCTAACACATCATTTATTTATGTACAACAAACACGAATGATTTCCTATCTTTTCGACAAACTGCATTCATGTGTCAATCTTTGTTTTGAAAACAAACTTTAAGGTGTTAAGGTCACAGAAGCCAAAGCGATGGTTTCATGTCCATAAAGCGCCAAAAATTCACAAATATCTATCAATTCTGTAAACATAAAGTAATTCATACTTTCATGAATGTTGCTATCCTAAACAAAAACCAGCATGGTAGTAGCATATATTGGAACAATTCAGAGCGGCAATCATTGAAATTTGTGGTATTAACTAATTGACGTAAAAGAATATTAATCAAATAAAGACATTATTTACTATACTGAAAGCAGAACCAACTTATGTGATctaccaaaaaaataaaaatacagaaAGAACTCTATAAATTTAAGCGTTTCCGTGTCACCATTATTTAAAACACGAAATGCTGACTTCAGAGGTCAAACCCTTGTTTCATTTTCTTTACGGTACAGTCTTTAGTCAAAGAAAACTCCCCAACAAAAACCCATTTCATGGCCTACTTGAAATACATTTAAGGAGCACATTTTTTATACTAAAAAATCCATCAAGGCTGAAATACCCACAAAATCCTACTTAACATAATTAGATTAACCTCATATGTTTCCACTCTAACGGCCCTTTTTCCTATCTTGATATCTTCGAAATTAAGAAACATTCTAATGCCTCGTCTTAATCTAGCatagcattccctttttttacTTAGAGTGACCCTAAATCCCTAATGACGACGGGCACATATCATATCATATCAGATTAATAAACGTATGACAGTGTTTTCACAAAAAAAACATATAAGAACACAACTCGCAGAGTTTACAAATGGATGGAAGGATAATGTTTCAACAGTACTGAGTAATCAATGTCGAAATTATAGATCAACAAGTATATCATGGAAGTtagaataaaaaaaattaaatgctCAGATACCAAATAATACAGCTATTTAGCTGAAATACCATGATTCTTGTAATATACCTCCCCAATAATTTATTGTAAATTTTTGGGGCGTCAACTTCACATTATAATTAATCAGCCTTGGCTGCAGATACAGCAAATTTGTCCCAAGTGAATAGTGATAAGATATATCTTATACCAAGCAAAACAATAATGGTTCTTATATATAATTCTAAATCAATTTTAGTAGGATTATGAAAAAATGTGGTAAAAAATGTCAATAGCACGATTATGAAGGAGTCAGCTCCACCCTTTTGTGTAGATATGAGAGTAATTAACCAGTAATCTATTAGAACATCTGGACTTATGTTCTTGATGGTAAATGCTATATAGGTGAAAAGGAGATATTTTATATTAATCAAAGTAATCACCATGACCATATGTAAGAATTGAGGAGATTAAACTATCTCAAACATTAACTAAAGATGCAGATATAAAAGCATACTTTTTACATCCAAACACTAAATTAAATGTACGCCGTGTTCAACATTGACATATGAATATATAGAGGTAACTCACTTTGATTTTCAAATTATATATGTGAAATCAAGTGGAAAGTGGTAATACAAACGAATACAGATACAGAAGGCAATGTTAGTGAGTACTAAAATATAACGGCAAAGTAAAGCAAAAGATTAGAAAATTCAAAATCCCCCGAAAATAATCAGCGGAGTAATAGCCAAAATCAATGGAAATCAAAAACCAATAGTCAAAGAAAGCACCTTGACATATGTAACCTAATATTATGACAGGGAACAATAATCTGACAGCATCTTGGGTGACATTTTAACATAATCTAGTCACCTGGTAACCAAGCTTGCAACAAAGAGCATGTGTTACCCAATTAAAACTTACGCTTAAAGGTTGCATAAGCACTAGTAAGTAGTAACTAAGTCAAATCTCATAATTTGCGCTTCTACCATCACAATCCACGAGGGCCTCTAAGTCATATCATTTACTAAAGGAGAAAAAAACAGTATGGCCTTATAGAGCTATAGCTTAGTCAATTTATTAACCATTTGCGGCACCAGACTCGTATGAAACAACCTAGTTATGCCTTAAACTGGTCCTTAATGACCAACTCATATCAAAACTTAGAACGTGACCAACTTTCCATTCTGTTGTAAAATTCCGAACACTGAACGATGCAAAACAATTAACAATATAAAATACGAAATAACCATGTATTATCACCAAACCAGTACAAAAAACATATCGCATACAACACAAATCAAAGATGCAAATTCAAAATTAATTCCTTCTTGAACAACCGTAACATATGACAGAAGTATATGAATGACAAAAGCAAAAACCTTTCAATAGTATAAGGTAAACGAATTCACACGGACCTCATCAGTCAAGATCTTCTTCTCTAGCCTCTTCACGACCACTCCCCTGGTTACTTGTCTCAGCATTTGTACCAAACCCTGTGAATGGCCAAGGCAAATTGATCCTAAACCTCCTCTCCAAAGTCCTTGGTGTCAAAGGATTACCCTGGGAACCACCACCGCCAGCCGCCACACCACCGCCGCCGACATCAGTATGCGAAGTCTGGGTAGACCTATTCTCATAATCTGGATCATCTGTAGGCAACTCAAACCGACAAACCGGGCACGAATTATGCAACTCCAACCACGGCAAGATACAATCAGGGTGATATATATGCTTACAAGGCAACTGTTTGGCTTCCTCATCAAGTTCAAAACTATCTTTACAAACCGCACAATCCGAATAATCTGATTCCATCAATTCCTTACTAATCTTGATACTTGGAAGCTTTTCAACTTCCGATTTCGCAGCAGGCGGTGTACCATACCGATTAGGATCATTCTCAGCAAGCTGCTGAATCAACTGTTCTAATCCAGGACCAACAAAATAATCACCTAAATTTGAAGGAAGTTGAAACGACGACGGATCACCACCACCGCCGCCGCCTGTCTGATTCTCAATCACAAACTGTATATTCGCACCACCTGCTCGTAATGTATTCAAGTAATTCTGAAGAAAAGCAAACGGATTAAACTCACCAGGACTCTGAGCACCGCCAGGCCGCGACATCGGGCCACCGAATAACGCGGATAGATCGTTAAGGTTTTGAAATTCGCCACCGCCACCGCCGCCTTCACCGGTACGGGAGGCTGTGGAGAAGGCGATAGGGAAGCCGGAAGAGAATGAGTTAAACGGAGAAGAATCATCGAACGGGAGGAATGGATTTGGGAGAAATGAGTTGGTGTtggagttagggttagggttagggttttcgtATTCTTCGAGGAATCCACCGTTACAATCAGGGCAGACGAGTTCTGATGAAGGATCAGGGGCAGGTGTAATTGAGACCGTACGATTACACTGGTAGCAGAAATAAAGCTGCGGGCCTGTGCCGCCGCCGGAGTTAttaccaccgccaccaccaccgctgTAGACTCGTGatgacatttttttttattaaagaaaattaaaaagaaaaaaaaaaggtttcACGCAGGTGGTTAGTTGTTGGCTTTTAAAGCGCCAGGGTTGTGTTGTGGGTAAACAAGTTGGCTCTCCTTCTAGATAGTTCACATTACTATTGAATGTTAAATCATTAAGGGTGCGCTTGGTTTAAGAAATGGGaattgattcgtacaccacctcaAATTTGCCATACAACGCCAAATAAATTATTTGGACATTTATACCCTTCATTTGGTGGTGTATGACAAATTTGATAGTGTAAAAGAAAGggtaaaaatgtctaaataattaatttggtggtgtatggcaaatttGAAGTGGTGTACGGATCGACCCCTTAAGAAATAGAATAGGGAATGGAAGTATTCCCATTATATTATTGTTGCTTGATAAGTATGTGGTAATGATATTTATTTAATTACTATATGGGTTTGGCTAAAGAATGCTTAAGGGCACATGATAAACGCATTAAATGAAGTATAATTTTCCAAAGTTAATGTGAATCTTAATTAATAGTAATGTATAAATGGAAATAAAATGAGTTCAATAAATGAAATTTGAATTATATATGAAAACATTGAGTGTATTTAATCACCCTTATCTTATGCCCTTAGAGCACAAGATAGCCAAACACTTACTATATAATGACTTAAATTAACCACTGCAATGCAAAATCCTACGAGTGGCAAGAAATATGATTTATAAATGCATATGTTTACAGAATAAGTAAACAATAATTCTAAATCAACTAATAATGTAAGCAATAAGGATACACAAATTACACATCACGCCAACTGTTTGGTATTTCTTACAAAACTTCATCACTTGACATCACAGACATTATATTTTATTAAACTCCAATGATAAAACATTCTCTGTTAGTATTATCAGATTTTTTCTATTAACAAATTAATCACTTTTACATATTTTCTAACAACAAAAATCACAAACAACCCTAATAATTAATTtttcaaaattaaaaataaaaataacttagtaAAAGATCGTAAGATATACGTAAATGATCTGTTGACTTACTTACTTTCTAgcagtattaggtattattaaaaGAAgagaaaaattgaagaatgaatttTACTTTAATCTAAGTTATGATAAGCAATGAGATTAAAAAGGTgggaagttgaaaaaaaaaaaggaaaatagTAAAGATGATAGGGAGTAAAAAAGAGGGGAGGAGAAAAACTTGTGGAACGATCATTCCCCTCATTTTTGGGGTTAATGACTCATTATCCACTTTAATGCAATGGAGAATCTCATTATAGAGTACCAAGCAACAACATTTATTATCATTCCTATTCCTTATAGTTCATTCCTCCCAACCAAGCACACCCTAAGTATTAAAGTATTAAGCGTGTTTTTTGAAATCTGAATAACAAATGATGATAAATAATTCAGAGCTGAAATTATTCCTTAACTATAAGCGTTTAAATTTTGTGTAATTTGCTCTTTAAATTATACCAACAACACTTATCAAATAACCATATTGTAGTTTTTATTCTCGTCAAGTGTTAATAAAGTGATTTTACATCATTCACAATATCCGTTAACAATGATTATTAAACAAACTATTTTCTTCAGAATTAATTTCATTCAACACCTTTGAATCATTTAGATTATGAATCATTTAacgctaaattattattatcaaacgcACCATAAGTTTTGATACCTACTcgtattttagaattattatatgtAATTTTCTAAACATAATGCAATGGCTATATTCAGTATATTAAAACATACGTTGATTATTTATAACTTGCTAATAACTACCTTACTAACATTATGTACTACGGTATCATTTAAACTTACTTTATTTTTTAAGCATAGCTATTAAAGTTATATTTAGAAACCTTAAGAATTAATATGTTTGTAAATATTGAAATATAAATAAATTTGGTCGAATCATATATGGATTTTGTTAATGTCAATCTTTAAGGATGTGTTATAACATGTTTTACATTAAAATTAATTACTTCCTATTATTTTTATGTCATGTATAATGTTGGAAAAACTTGATGAAAAATGCGTGTTTTCACCAAACTTTGGACACAAATAATTATATGATCGAGTGacatataatagtaattatttAGTGTGTTTTGTAGTCCTTGACAAGGACTTTAAAACGAGTTAAGGAGTGTTCAAAACGGATTaaatgtgaatgagatatcgaatctcaaagttgcTAGTTTGGTGCAAAAATAACTTGGCAAATAAGTTATGTGGTATTTGTCTCACATCGATTGTGGGAGCAAACCTAAGGTTATAGTCTTCATTATAAATAAAGCCTTAGGCTTTGTAGAAAGATACACCAATAATTGTATAAGCATTCTTGTACAATATGAGTTTTCCTCTCAGCCGCAGCAAGGTCTCCCCGTTCCggttacctttcaggcaagtgttcaagtccggcagtacgctgcttaggaccggtgtaccctgggaacagacgtcgaatctgtttaagggaattgtgtcaaacacaagcccggttcaacctttcAATTCGGTTAGATCGTCAAATCGGTTAGATCGTTCTAACTTTTTCCGTTCTTAatatgattatttattatacatattgtCTATCTGATTATTACGTTTGTGATGATATGTATAattgtttcagtttcgtatatatttttcctacaaacttaaacagattcgTTTTACGAAACTGAGTTTATGATTAGATATCACGTTTTAAGCTGATTGTTAAATACATGCGTACTGTTTGTTTGTGTTGACCAGATCATAAAGTGAAACTTTATACGTATTAACTAATTGTTACTAGCTTGCTATTCAACGATTTGTACACATGCTGAATTATTGTTGATGCTATAAGAAATTGGGACGATTTTTGTATTAATTTGCTGAATATTATTCTGAATTGATCTTTCAAATACAGACTGAATTAATTTAAAGTCAGTCAAGTTAAAGTGTTTCGACTAATTTATGTTGGTATCTATGGATTATATATAGCGTATATGATCTGAGTATTGATATTGATTATATTTAGTttctataataataaagataaagataatgataatgataaatgataatgatatcTTTATATATTAATGTCATAAAATTCAATTTGCGGCTTATATACTTCAGTTTAATGGATTGCCATTATCTTTTATTGATGTTTTATGGGGTACATTATAATCTATGTGTGCTAACTTATTCTGATAATATGTATTCATTATCTTATGAGTTGAATAATTGGCTGAAATTATGATTATCATGACGTGTGTATGAAAACGTTTATGCCGATTTTAAAGACACATATTGTGCGTGAAAGTTTAATGTATATTATATTATTGCCTTAATTATGTTGAACTTTATGAGCATGCCCATAGaaaatatatgatttatttaatcTGCTTATATTAAGATGTAATATATAAATTCTGTAAATAGTCCCTGTTTTGAAATAAACCGAATTGTTTACTATTTGCGATGTAAATTGGTTTTGGTGTGCTATGCACAATTGATATTATGGTTAGTATTTAATTATACGAATATTGTTTGTAAATCGTTGTTGACGAAACATATTCGAACTATTAAATGCCCATTGTGATTATATGAATATCTTTATGTTGAGATATATCTCTATATCTATTACAGTATTATACTCCGGATCTATTATGATTATAGATATCAAGAGTCTATTATGATAATATATCCATGTAAATAAGAATTGGCGATTATAGTTGTTTATACATCTATATAAATGTCATTGATCTGCTACATATATAATTTATGTTAGTGTTGAGTATGCACGaactttatttaattaataaatgtgactattaattattatttataagttcggaattgttattaataattgttGAGATTAATTTTCGAGTTGAATATCGCTCCCGAGCACTCACCCGATCATATATTTGTTGCAACGGTACCACCGTTGCTGAATGCGGTTCTTTCTCATGTTGAGAAACTCGAAAAGTTCACTCCGTGAACTTTAAACGTTGGCAGTAAAAGATGTTCTTTTAGCTGACCacgctgaaccttgcgaggttcttggcagaaccttgcgaggttcttggcagaaccttgcgaggttcttggctGAACCATGCGAGGTTCTCGGCTTtggctgaaccttgcgaggttctcggctgaaccttgcgaggttctcgactgaaccttgcgaggttctcagctgaaccttgcgaggttctcgactgaaccttgcgaggttcttggttGAACCGCTTCCCAAGTTAATGAAAGGGAAGATGATGCTTAAATTGTGAGTGCGGTTCAGGCTTGGAATCTTTCGGATTCATTGTGTCGCAACTATGTCTTGAATGACATGGTCGATTTGTTCGATAATGTGTGATCGAACAGTTTTTGGTCCGTTTCTGGACTGTTTTTGATCATGACTTTGAACAGGTTTCGGAATGTTTCCGAACTGTTTTCCGGACTGTTTTCGGACTATTTTACGATACGTTCCAAACAGTAATCGAAACTGGTTATGGATTGTCTTTGGGACAACACTGAGACAGTTTTAAACTGTTGTTGGACTGGTTTAAACTTGTTAGTTTAACAGTTGGGCTTTATCATGTGTGATTTACATTTTTGTGTTTAAACCCGTTTGGTTAACCCAAATAGTTTTAACTATTTGGTTTAAGCGGTTGGGTTTAAACCTGTTCGGTTTACCCGTTTAGGTTGAAACCTGTTTGTTTTACCTATTTGGTTGAAACCTGATTGGTTAACCTGGTTGAGTTGAAACCTGCTTAGTTTAACTCAGTTTGTTCACGATAAATTGGAACTTTAATTTTGGGTTGAAAACTCAAATTAGTTCAGTTCATGTACCTGTTGTTTTGTTTAACAACTTAGCAACTGAAACAACTTGTTTTGTTGAAACAGTTTAGTTCAGTTTAAATTTCAGATGATCTCTGAAGTTAATTTGGTTTGTTCTAATATCAAGGGATGGTGAACTTATACCAGGgttattataacaaccctcacattttcatacATGAATTGattaatttgcccctagggttgttatccatacgtaatatatgattaaattcgatgttgattaaatatttatttttagtcgacacattttgttaactaaagtttacactaattatataaaatagcttcagttaatattaatattaatgtgtattatatataaaactataagtaacataataattaattaaatgataagttatttttatcattttttatatttttaactaaaaaaaaaataagatttttttttataaattaaataatgagcccatgaattttgactaaatattttcaaagacaaaaacttattaaaaacatttttaacatgttttcttttctttttttcaaaattggcacctttattttattatattttttttcttttcaccaaccatttttacctataaataccaacATAAAACTCATATATTTTTTCACACAACTCCTAAATATTTCTCtccaaattttgaagaaatttgaggtactttcttttccttctttttatttcatttctttctttcggtttacataaaataatatataaatcggattaaatagttataaatcattaaaattagtaaaaataatttttacagattctat
This genomic window from Rutidosis leptorrhynchoides isolate AG116_Rl617_1_P2 chromosome 2, CSIRO_AGI_Rlap_v1, whole genome shotgun sequence contains:
- the LOC139892876 gene encoding E3 ubiquitin-protein ligase RING1-like; protein product: MSSRVYSGGGGGGNNSGGGTGPQLYFCYQCNRTVSITPAPDPSSELVCPDCNGGFLEEYENPNPNPNSNTNSFLPNPFLPFDDSSPFNSFSSGFPIAFSTASRTGEGGGGGGEFQNLNDLSALFGGPMSRPGGAQSPGEFNPFAFLQNYLNTLRAGGANIQFVIENQTGGGGGGDPSSFQLPSNLGDYFVGPGLEQLIQQLAENDPNRYGTPPAAKSEVEKLPSIKISKELMESDYSDCAVCKDSFELDEEAKQLPCKHIYHPDCILPWLELHNSCPVCRFELPTDDPDYENRSTQTSHTDVGGGGVAAGGGGSQGNPLTPRTLERRFRINLPWPFTGFGTNAETSNQGSGREEAREEDLD